The Planktothrix tepida PCC 9214 genome contains the following window.
CTTTCGGGTAAATCCTATGCCAAAGGACGAAAAGTGGTAGACCTGATTGACTCAGAAGCTCGTGAGGGAAACCTTTCATCGGCATCAACATTGCGAACCGCTTTAGATAAAAGTATAGATGCTGCCTATAAATTAGCGATCAAGCCTCAAAGCACGAGAGAAGCGATCGCCCAAATGCTCAAAACAGGCAAAGTTAAGAATATTACCACTGCTATTCGTCTAGCTAATCAACAGTCTGAAACCAAATCATTGCCATTAACGCCTTCCTGTTGGAACTGCGGACACCGAGGGGAACAAATCAATAACCACAGTATTTACTGCTACAAGTTGGGTCTTCTCGACCTAGTAGACAAATCGGGGGAAGAACGAGGTCAGAACTGTAGTGAATGGACAGACCTGACTTTATCCTCGCCTCTCCAGAAAAAAACAACTTTTGTCCTTTCCGTGTTACTTCCGGTCGAGTGGCAAACTCAATTGGAAGAAATTGCCGCCACTGTTGGTTTAGATCCAGCAACGTGGGTCAAACATCTCATCGGTGCCAACCTGCATCTGCATCCTGAATTGGCTCAGATGGCTCAGAGTCAGTCGAATTGGGTGGGGAGGAATAAAGCATCAAGACAAAACTGAACTCTCTATTCTGCATACAAGAACCCCAGATCAAGCCTAACTAAGGTGTATAGAAAGCCAAATTTTAAAAACATTCTTTAATTACAGCAAGTGGGAACTAATATAGATAATACAAATGCTAAGGTTGATGCCATACAGCTAGAAATTTTCGGGCTGAACTGTCCACAAACTCCTGTGGTCAGGAAACGTACCCGCAAAGCCATCAACCTACCGTTAACAGAACTGCCATTGTTCGTAAACAAGGATATAGAAATGATGGCAACAGGAGCTCCTGTGATTAGCGCAACTCAAGCTTACCTCAAACCGCCAGATTGGGAGAAATATAACGAGGGTAGTTTATATTTCTCAAAAGAATTTGGCAAGGGTCGATTTGTTGAATTCTTTATTCTCAACAATCAAAAGCAGCAGCCGGAGTTTATTACTGAACAAGCCGAGCCAGAAATTCTTGAACGATATGGAGTTATGGCCGCCCGACTTCACGTTTTATTTGCTGCCTACGCCGCCCGTCAAGAGCAACCTTGGAAAGATCCATTTGATTTGCGGGGAACTGATTTAATTAAGAGTTTGGGGTTACATCAAACCCATCGAATGAATAAATCTGCAAAACTCAAAGCTGTTGCTGACTTAGCCTGGATTGTTGGTACTTTGGGAGCGAAAATTCATTGGTATGAAGGGGAACTTAATTTATGTATTCGGCACACTAGCCCAATTTGGACAATTCTTTATGTAGAAGAGTTTTATCAACCGGATTTATTTCAGGAAACGGGAGAGTTAATCGAAGTCGTCATTCGAGTCATGCCTGGGGCATGGACTGAAAAATTCCTCAATAAACAAGATGAACAATCAAAAAAAGCCCTTTATCAATATGGGTTTGTCAACTCGGATATCTTCAAACTTAATCATTATAAACACAACCTTGCCTCTGCTTTAGCATTATATTTAGTTCAAAATCGCCGTTTTCATCCCAAAGGAACTTACCGTATTGAAAGCTTACTTAGAGGGATTTTGTCGCAAGAAAA
Protein-coding sequences here:
- a CDS encoding ParB/RepB/Spo0J family partition protein produces the protein MSKSEVFRQEVSIDILTPHPLNIKIYGEHEDVSSLAKSIEISQWVKPLVVTKDYVIVSGHRRRKALQQLGWLTAPVEIQEFTDEVAILEALLLENVTREKTLEMRIREGMAWESIEAEKATSRKGTRTDLGNMVENFPPCSPRTKFGKSRDAIGSRISLSGKSYAKGRKVVDLIDSEAREGNLSSASTLRTALDKSIDAAYKLAIKPQSTREAIAQMLKTGKVKNITTAIRLANQQSETKSLPLTPSCWNCGHRGEQINNHSIYCYKLGLLDLVDKSGEERGQNCSEWTDLTLSSPLQKKTTFVLSVLLPVEWQTQLEEIAATVGLDPATWVKHLIGANLHLHPELAQMAQSQSNWVGRNKASRQN
- a CDS encoding helix-turn-helix domain-containing protein, whose amino-acid sequence is MMATGAPVISATQAYLKPPDWEKYNEGSLYFSKEFGKGRFVEFFILNNQKQQPEFITEQAEPEILERYGVMAARLHVLFAAYAARQEQPWKDPFDLRGTDLIKSLGLHQTHRMNKSAKLKAVADLAWIVGTLGAKIHWYEGELNLCIRHTSPIWTILYVEEFYQPDLFQETGELIEVVIRVMPGAWTEKFLNKQDEQSKKALYQYGFVNSDIFKLNHYKHNLASALALYLVQNRRFHPKGTYRIESLLRGILSQEKIEEVRQKKQYRSRFFKQFYEALEALTEIGFKFKFAPSFPKVLLPAWAELPDEKTNKLDPIETAPLEQSLPKGFFDTWLNSVVIVTAPLKIESAMKVFERKKRKALPPKSPKVSKQSNPTQKLEQVEIIDSQTDVQPEPYPALTGEMVKQMRQSQGWTQAYLASKIGKSVSWVKLVESGRRKINESSQGTLREILGI